The Tenacibaculum jejuense genome includes a window with the following:
- the gmd gene encoding GDP-mannose 4,6-dehydratase has protein sequence MKKVALITGITGQDGAYLAELLLEKNYIVHGIKRRASSFNTKRIDHLYQDPHTKNRNLILHYGDMTDGTNLIRILQEVQPDEIYNLAAMSHVHVSFETPEYTANVDGLGTLRLLEAIRILKLENKTKIYQASTSELYGKVQEVPQSETTPFYPRSPYGVAKMYAYWITVNYREAYNIFGCNGILFNHESPIRGETFVTRKITRAVSKIAHGLQDKLYLGNLNAQRDWGHAKDYVRMMWMILQAEQPEDWVIATGKTTTVRDFVKMAFNEIGVELSFEGEGKDEKGIIKSCNNTNFNLEIGKTVTCIDPHYYRPTEVDLLIGDASKAKEKLGWVPEYTLEDMVKEMMESDLKLMERERYLQKGGHNILNNYE, from the coding sequence ATGAAAAAAGTAGCTTTAATAACAGGAATTACAGGACAGGACGGTGCATATTTAGCGGAACTTTTATTAGAGAAAAACTATATAGTCCATGGTATAAAAAGACGAGCTTCAAGCTTTAACACAAAACGAATAGATCATTTATATCAAGATCCACACACTAAAAACAGGAATTTGATTCTTCATTATGGAGATATGACTGATGGTACTAATCTTATTAGAATTCTGCAAGAAGTTCAGCCTGATGAAATCTACAATCTTGCAGCTATGAGTCATGTTCATGTGTCATTTGAAACACCTGAATATACCGCTAATGTTGATGGACTAGGAACATTAAGATTACTCGAAGCTATTCGAATTTTAAAACTTGAAAACAAAACTAAAATTTATCAAGCTTCTACATCAGAGCTTTATGGAAAAGTTCAAGAAGTACCACAATCAGAAACAACACCTTTTTACCCAAGAAGTCCGTATGGTGTTGCGAAAATGTATGCATATTGGATTACTGTAAACTATAGAGAAGCTTATAATATTTTTGGATGTAACGGAATTTTATTTAATCATGAATCTCCAATACGTGGAGAAACTTTTGTTACACGTAAAATTACCAGAGCTGTTTCAAAAATTGCTCACGGTTTACAAGATAAATTATACCTAGGAAATTTAAATGCTCAAAGAGATTGGGGACATGCAAAAGATTATGTTCGCATGATGTGGATGATTTTACAAGCCGAACAACCAGAAGATTGGGTGATTGCAACAGGTAAAACAACTACAGTAAGAGACTTTGTTAAAATGGCTTTTAATGAAATAGGTGTAGAATTATCATTTGAAGGAGAAGGTAAAGACGAAAAAGGAATTATAAAGTCGTGTAACAACACTAATTTCAACTTAGAAATAGGAAAAACAGTAACCTGTATCGATCCTCATTATTATCGTCCAACAGAGGTAGATTTATTAATAGGAGACGCTTCAAAAGCAAAAGAAAAATTAGGCTGGGTTCCAGAATACACACTTGAAGACATGGTAAAAGAAATGATGGAAAGTGATCTAAAATTAATGGAACGTGAAAGATATTTACAAAAAGGTGGTCATAATATTTTAAATAACTATGAATAA
- a CDS encoding S41 family peptidase, with translation MRNKKKLILITSSVVLIFFSFQSRFFEIAKQIEIYNNLYKTLNIDYINEINPGEITTKSINNTLENLDPYTRFYNEQQVEDAKIRREGEYGGIGISSWYSKQGITIRKVKQGFPADKIGLKAGDIIIDVNNQKLEGLDNENLSQVLKGIPGTEVSLIIKRGNKTLNFDLKLDKIIDNPVPFFEMINEDTGYVILTQFTVRKSTDGVRNAINVLKEKGMKKLVFDLRSNPGGSLFDAVNITNLFIPKGKKVVDTKGKTRKNSRSYTTNQDALDETLPVVVLINDRSASASEIVSGALQDYDRAVVLGERSFGKGLVQRYFDLPYGTQMKATISKYYTPSGRCIQELDYANRDWKTGKVPKFSDGQVNAFKTENGRVVYDGGGVTPDIKIDISKKTEETEKLLSSRAIFNFATDYVRQNKKSDINAFSFNDFESFKTYLKVKDTAFVTEQEKLFKDAYKKLKNKDNVASDYNQLIAKIKTYKVQQINKNKDILLEKIQDEILQQYFYNKGVYQYHLKNDPTIKQAVDLLNNTSKYNKILGNS, from the coding sequence ATGAGAAATAAAAAAAAATTAATTCTAATTACTAGTAGTGTAGTTCTTATTTTTTTCTCTTTTCAATCTCGTTTTTTTGAGATTGCTAAACAAATAGAAATCTATAACAATTTATATAAGACACTAAATATTGATTATATCAACGAGATTAATCCTGGAGAAATTACAACGAAATCGATAAATAATACGTTAGAAAATTTAGATCCTTACACTCGTTTTTATAATGAACAACAGGTAGAAGATGCGAAAATTAGACGAGAAGGTGAATATGGAGGTATTGGTATTTCTTCTTGGTATTCTAAACAAGGAATTACTATACGTAAAGTAAAGCAAGGATTTCCTGCAGATAAGATTGGCTTAAAAGCAGGTGACATAATTATTGATGTAAATAATCAAAAATTAGAAGGCTTAGATAATGAAAATTTATCTCAGGTTTTAAAAGGAATTCCTGGAACTGAAGTATCCTTAATTATTAAAAGAGGAAATAAAACTTTAAATTTTGACTTAAAATTAGATAAAATTATTGATAATCCTGTTCCTTTTTTCGAAATGATTAATGAAGATACTGGATATGTTATACTAACTCAATTCACTGTTCGAAAATCTACTGATGGTGTTCGAAATGCCATTAATGTTTTGAAAGAAAAGGGAATGAAAAAACTAGTCTTTGATTTAAGAAGTAATCCTGGTGGTTCTTTGTTTGATGCAGTAAATATTACTAATTTATTTATTCCTAAGGGAAAAAAAGTTGTTGATACAAAAGGGAAAACTAGAAAAAATTCAAGAAGTTATACGACCAATCAAGACGCATTAGATGAAACACTTCCGGTTGTTGTATTGATTAATGATCGATCTGCTTCTGCATCAGAAATTGTATCTGGAGCACTTCAAGATTATGATCGTGCTGTAGTTTTAGGTGAGCGATCTTTTGGTAAAGGATTAGTACAACGTTATTTTGATTTACCGTATGGTACGCAAATGAAAGCTACTATCTCAAAATACTACACTCCAAGTGGTAGATGTATTCAAGAATTAGATTACGCAAATCGTGATTGGAAAACAGGAAAAGTGCCTAAATTTTCTGATGGTCAAGTAAACGCTTTTAAAACTGAAAATGGTCGAGTTGTTTATGACGGTGGTGGAGTAACTCCTGATATTAAAATTGATATCTCTAAAAAAACAGAAGAAACCGAAAAACTTTTAAGTTCGAGAGCGATTTTTAATTTTGCAACAGACTATGTGAGACAAAATAAAAAGTCAGATATCAATGCTTTCTCTTTTAATGATTTTGAAAGTTTTAAAACTTATTTAAAAGTTAAAGACACAGCTTTTGTTACTGAACAAGAAAAACTTTTTAAAGATGCTTACAAGAAACTAAAAAATAAAGATAATGTTGCATCAGATTATAATCAATTAATCGCTAAGATTAAAACCTATAAAGTTCAACAAATCAACAAAAACAAAGATATTTTGTTAGAAAAAATTCAAGATGAAATTCTGCAACAATATTTTTATAATAAAGGAGTTTATCAATACCATTTGAAAAACGATCCTACAATAAAACAAGCTGTTGATTTATTAAATAATACATCAAAATACAATAAAATACTAGGAAATAGCTAG
- a CDS encoding acyl-CoA dehydrogenase family protein yields MKPDLFQAPDYYLIDELLSDEHKLVRNTSRSWVKKELSPIIEEYAQKSEFPKQLISGLAEVGAFGSYIPSEYGGAGLDQISYGLIMQELERGDSGIRSTASVQTSLVMGPIYNYGSEPQRKKYLPKLASGEWIGSFGLTEPNHGSNPGGMETKFKDMGDHYLLNGAKMWISNSPICDVAVVWAKNEEGRIHGLIVERGMEGFTTPETKNKWSLRASITGELIFNNVKVPKENILPNKSGLGAPLKCLDHARYGIAWGAIGAAMDCYDTALRYSKERTQFGKPIGQFQLQQKKLAEMITEITKAQLMAWRLGVLKNEGKATSAQISMAKRNNVEMAINIAREARQVLGAMGISGEYSIMRHAMNLESVITYEGTHDVHLLITGLDITGLNAFK; encoded by the coding sequence ATGAAACCCGATCTTTTTCAAGCTCCAGATTATTACCTTATTGATGAGTTGTTATCTGATGAACATAAGCTAGTTAGAAATACTTCCCGTAGTTGGGTAAAAAAGGAACTATCACCAATAATCGAAGAATACGCTCAAAAATCAGAATTTCCAAAACAATTAATAAGTGGATTAGCAGAAGTAGGTGCTTTTGGTTCATATATTCCTTCTGAATATGGAGGAGCAGGATTAGATCAAATATCTTATGGTTTAATTATGCAAGAGCTGGAAAGAGGTGATAGCGGTATTCGTTCTACAGCGTCAGTTCAAACCTCTTTAGTAATGGGACCAATTTATAATTATGGTTCAGAACCACAACGAAAAAAATACTTGCCAAAATTAGCATCTGGAGAATGGATTGGAAGTTTTGGTTTAACAGAACCAAATCATGGTTCGAATCCAGGAGGAATGGAAACGAAGTTTAAAGATATGGGCGATCATTATTTGCTAAATGGAGCAAAAATGTGGATTTCTAATTCTCCTATTTGTGATGTTGCTGTTGTTTGGGCAAAAAATGAAGAAGGTAGGATTCATGGTTTAATTGTAGAACGCGGTATGGAAGGTTTTACAACTCCAGAAACTAAAAATAAATGGTCGTTGAGAGCATCGATTACAGGAGAACTTATTTTTAATAATGTAAAAGTGCCTAAAGAAAATATATTACCCAATAAATCTGGGTTAGGAGCTCCGTTAAAATGTTTAGATCATGCGCGTTATGGTATAGCTTGGGGAGCAATTGGTGCTGCTATGGATTGTTATGATACAGCTTTAAGATACTCAAAAGAAAGAACTCAGTTTGGAAAACCAATTGGACAATTTCAGTTACAACAAAAAAAGTTAGCTGAAATGATTACAGAAATTACAAAAGCACAATTAATGGCTTGGCGATTAGGTGTTTTAAAAAATGAAGGTAAAGCTACTTCAGCACAAATATCTATGGCTAAACGTAATAACGTAGAAATGGCAATTAATATAGCCAGAGAAGCTAGGCAAGTTTTAGGAGCAATGGGAATTTCTGGTGAATATTCTATCATGAGACATGCAATGAATTTAGAAAGTGTAATTACATATGAAGGAACACATGATGTTCATTTATTAATTACTGGACTAGATATTACAGGCTTAAATGCTTTTAAATAA
- a CDS encoding NAD(P)/FAD-dependent oxidoreductase, whose product MKFDALIIGGGVAGMQCALVLGSAKEKWFAKDKNIGIIMHQRSSHLQNALFNNVLGLNPGALGKDILEMGKNQMNELYPHIHQIHSEKVEAVLDDQDGYKVITNKETHFAKNVVVALNYAKPFSIAGLEQYVEKHSRANPMKDRIQLRNFNHLIKDGLYVCGTIAGWRSQYAIAAGSGASVATDILTLWNDNISTKVHDKIKAE is encoded by the coding sequence ATGAAGTTTGATGCTTTAATTATTGGTGGTGGTGTTGCTGGTATGCAATGTGCCTTAGTTTTAGGTTCTGCAAAAGAGAAATGGTTTGCCAAAGACAAAAACATTGGAATTATAATGCACCAAAGAAGTTCACACTTACAAAATGCTTTATTTAATAACGTTTTAGGATTAAATCCTGGCGCTTTAGGTAAAGATATTTTAGAGATGGGAAAAAATCAAATGAACGAACTTTATCCGCATATTCATCAAATTCATAGTGAAAAAGTCGAGGCTGTTCTCGACGATCAAGATGGTTATAAAGTAATAACTAATAAAGAGACGCACTTTGCAAAAAATGTTGTTGTCGCTTTAAATTATGCTAAACCATTTTCGATAGCTGGATTGGAACAATATGTTGAAAAACATTCTCGTGCTAATCCAATGAAAGATCGAATTCAACTACGAAATTTTAATCATCTTATTAAAGACGGATTATATGTCTGCGGAACAATCGCAGGCTGGAGAAGTCAATATGCTATAGCAGCTGGTAGCGGCGCTTCGGTTGCTACAGATATTCTTACTTTATGGAATGATAATATTTCAACTAAAGTTCATGATAAAATAAAGGCTGAATAG
- a CDS encoding LytR/AlgR family response regulator transcription factor, producing MKKINCIIIDDEPSSQQVLQQFVNEIDFLALKATCNHALEAKEIMKNEKIDLLFLDINMPIISGLDFYKSLTNPPLVIFTTAYAEYAIEGFDVNATDYLLKPFSFERFFKAVTKVKDILKKDDHQLVVKADKRLHLINFDEILFIQSLGDYVKVHTENNSLTTYSKLSAMLEKLPSKDFIQVHKSYIINTKKINFIEGNHLSVSEHKIPIGQKHKPNLISILNNYS from the coding sequence ATGAAAAAAATAAACTGTATCATTATCGATGATGAACCTTCTTCTCAACAAGTGTTACAACAGTTTGTAAATGAAATTGATTTTCTGGCTTTAAAAGCTACATGTAATCATGCATTAGAAGCTAAAGAAATAATGAAAAATGAAAAGATTGATCTATTATTTTTAGATATCAATATGCCTATTATTTCTGGTTTAGATTTTTATAAATCTCTAACTAATCCTCCGTTGGTAATTTTTACAACTGCATATGCAGAATATGCCATAGAAGGCTTTGATGTAAATGCTACCGATTATTTATTAAAACCTTTCTCATTTGAAAGATTCTTTAAAGCCGTAACTAAAGTAAAAGATATTTTAAAAAAAGACGATCATCAACTTGTTGTTAAAGCAGATAAACGACTTCATCTTATTAATTTTGATGAAATATTATTTATTCAATCATTAGGTGACTATGTAAAAGTACATACTGAAAATAACTCTTTAACTACATATAGTAAATTAAGTGCAATGCTTGAAAAGCTTCCATCTAAAGATTTTATTCAAGTTCACAAATCTTATATAATTAATACTAAAAAAATCAATTTTATTGAAGGGAATCATTTGTCAGTATCTGAACATAAAATCCCTATCGGACAAAAACATAAACCAAACTTAATCAGCATTTTAAACAATTATTCTTGA
- a CDS encoding sensor histidine kinase, with product MKLNKKYNIWNRHNITTFNVILWLFFFVILLFIFSDYPIQKIDIIYTISYLITLVPPVILGLYYFIPKLLKKEKNVLFVICVLVTTLFFSFLNISFHNILIDFLFPDYFFISYLKNSETVLLFITAVFLAIFVKLAEDWIYFNQKEKAALQLELSVLKNQINPHFLFNALNVLYSLSISKKEETTQAILQLSNILRYGIYETENEKIPLSKEIELIKNYIDFEKNRSVLNAKINFEHAIEKDQKIPPMLLLPLIENAFKHGIKSGIKNPFVIINLVEKNNRLSFHISNNFLEKNHTDKYSGIGIQNVKQQLEILFPNQYTLEIIQKDTDYTVILKIEL from the coding sequence ATGAAGTTGAACAAAAAATATAATATTTGGAACAGGCACAATATAACTACATTCAATGTTATATTGTGGCTGTTCTTTTTTGTCATTTTACTATTTATCTTTTCTGATTATCCTATTCAAAAGATTGATATCATTTACACTATAAGCTATCTAATCACATTAGTTCCTCCAGTTATTTTAGGATTGTATTATTTTATTCCAAAACTTTTAAAAAAGGAAAAAAATGTACTCTTCGTAATTTGTGTACTAGTAACTACGCTATTCTTTTCCTTCTTAAATATTTCATTCCACAATATTTTAATTGATTTCTTGTTTCCAGATTACTTCTTTATTTCTTACTTAAAAAACTCAGAAACAGTATTATTGTTTATAACTGCTGTTTTCTTAGCCATTTTTGTTAAGCTTGCAGAGGATTGGATTTACTTCAATCAAAAAGAAAAAGCTGCCTTACAATTAGAACTTTCTGTTTTAAAAAATCAAATTAATCCTCATTTTTTATTTAATGCTTTAAATGTTTTGTATTCTTTATCCATCAGTAAAAAAGAGGAAACAACGCAAGCTATCTTACAATTGTCCAACATCTTAAGATATGGTATTTATGAAACAGAAAATGAAAAGATTCCTTTAAGTAAAGAAATTGAACTTATTAAAAATTACATTGATTTTGAAAAAAACAGAAGTGTACTTAATGCTAAAATTAATTTTGAACACGCCATAGAAAAAGATCAAAAAATTCCTCCAATGCTTTTATTACCTTTAATTGAAAATGCTTTTAAACATGGAATTAAAAGTGGTATAAAAAATCCTTTTGTAATTATTAATTTGGTAGAAAAAAATAATCGCCTATCATTCCATATATCTAATAATTTTCTAGAAAAAAATCATACAGATAAATATTCAGGAATAGGAATACAAAATGTTAAACAACAATTAGAAATTTTATTTCCTAATCAATATACACTAGAAATTATTCAAAAAGATACAGATTATACCGTAATATTAAAAATTGAGTTATGA
- the rnpA gene encoding ribonuclease P protein component, translated as MKFTLGKQERLKSRKLITQLFSEGKSVKVFPLRMVYLQTDHFSNFPVQCAVSVPKRNFKKAVDRNRIKRLLRESYRLQKNIVYSEVDKPYVFMISYLAKEEWQFANLKNSMEKLLVKFTEKISEDEK; from the coding sequence ATGAAATTTACTTTAGGAAAACAAGAACGATTAAAAAGTAGAAAGTTAATTACTCAGTTATTTTCTGAAGGGAAATCTGTAAAAGTTTTTCCTTTACGAATGGTGTATTTACAAACAGATCATTTCTCAAATTTTCCTGTTCAATGTGCAGTTTCTGTACCAAAAAGAAACTTTAAAAAAGCTGTAGATAGAAATAGAATTAAACGTTTATTAAGAGAAAGTTATCGTTTACAAAAAAATATAGTGTATTCGGAAGTAGATAAACCTTATGTGTTCATGATTTCTTATCTTGCAAAAGAAGAGTGGCAATTTGCCAACTTAAAAAACTCAATGGAAAAACTTTTAGTGAAGTTTACCGAAAAAATTTCTGAAGATGAGAAATAA
- a CDS encoding GDP-L-fucose synthase family protein — MNKSSKIFVAGHRGLVGSAITKNLKQKGFTNIITRTHDELDLTNQTETASFFRKEKPEYVFLAAAKVGGIIANNTYRADFIYANLMIQNNVIHESYKHNVKKLLFLGSTCIYPKNAPQPLVENSLLTGELEYTNEPYAIAKIAGIKMCESYNLQYDTNFISVMPTNLYGPNDNFDLEKSHVLPALIRKIHLAKLLSEGKESEIISDLNVTSIEEAKSYLSKFGVSSESVEIWGSGKPKREFLWSEDMADACVHIMNKVDFKDLIKDFKEVKNTHINIGTGKEISIQELALLIKERVGFKGTLMFNSNKPDGTMRKVTDVTKLNSLAWKHSVELTDGIDRMYKWYIETNID, encoded by the coding sequence ATGAATAAATCTTCTAAAATATTTGTTGCAGGACATAGAGGTTTAGTAGGTAGTGCTATAACTAAAAACCTTAAACAAAAAGGTTTCACAAATATTATTACCAGAACACATGATGAGTTAGATTTAACAAATCAAACCGAAACCGCTTCTTTTTTTAGAAAAGAAAAACCTGAATATGTGTTTTTAGCAGCTGCAAAGGTTGGTGGTATTATTGCCAATAATACGTATAGAGCAGATTTTATTTATGCTAATCTAATGATTCAAAATAACGTGATTCATGAAAGTTATAAGCACAATGTAAAAAAACTTTTATTCTTAGGAAGCACATGCATTTACCCTAAAAATGCACCTCAACCTTTAGTGGAAAATTCACTATTAACAGGAGAATTAGAATACACAAACGAACCGTATGCAATAGCAAAAATTGCAGGAATAAAAATGTGTGAAAGTTATAATTTACAGTATGATACTAATTTCATTTCTGTAATGCCAACAAACTTATATGGCCCTAATGATAATTTTGATTTAGAAAAGTCTCATGTACTACCGGCTTTGATAAGAAAAATACATTTAGCTAAATTATTATCTGAAGGAAAAGAATCTGAAATTATTAGTGATTTGAATGTAACTTCAATAGAAGAAGCAAAATCTTATTTATCAAAATTCGGAGTATCTTCTGAAAGTGTTGAAATTTGGGGTTCAGGAAAACCTAAAAGAGAGTTTTTATGGAGTGAAGACATGGCTGATGCGTGTGTTCATATTATGAATAAAGTTGATTTTAAAGACTTAATTAAGGATTTTAAAGAAGTAAAAAACACACACATAAATATTGGTACAGGAAAAGAAATATCAATACAAGAATTGGCTCTATTAATAAAAGAAAGAGTAGGATTTAAAGGCACATTAATGTTTAATAGTAATAAGCCTGATGGTACTATGAGAAAAGTTACAGATGTAACTAAACTAAATAGTTTAGCGTGGAAACATTCAGTTGAGCTAACAGATGGAATAGATAGAATGTATAAATGGTATATAGAAACTAACATTGACTAG
- a CDS encoding DUF6909 family protein, with amino-acid sequence MSKIYKERTRAQESTNAIERLYISMRHLFSRGFYKPMGVSGETLRKSLLSLRPEIYGSIAEDKSELNGLNYIIERLPEGIEECQFINLTGDEGYRNSNFKAIIPPKRRRNCYRIDKDQMNIEITRGRSDIYDILTHLTFLFIESHKIKDRVLISDGKKTTREWQNLEETVLHNKSLTDQEKDVLIVHLGSILGRTYEEVYQAHNTYGTEENPHRFFQLIYWLGKLAINEELYDKKRSIRFSSVLSEEIGRHYHGEIWANDIKEALLQNDLLNRPIHIISANMHSVLNTLYAKNALPEENNSGFELYELLSNANSKPLQTTVKNYASENGLIYLKDRSGTNINVQIIDTAKVNFNNTKFNSPNSSAKPVIIVMDYAFGEQAYETMDELLKPYKCNNEIVHINVESVSIMGKAGILEGGKGDIMIPSSHIFEGTADNYPFKNELKKEDLEGFGVEVFDGAMVTVLGTSLQNKDLLKFFHDSTWDVIGLEMEGAHYQKAIQSASKIRGNIGENVKVRYAYYASDNPLETGATLASGGLGMSGVTPTYAITQKILEQILND; translated from the coding sequence ATGTCGAAAATATATAAAGAAAGAACAAGAGCCCAAGAATCTACAAATGCAATAGAACGGTTATACATTTCTATGCGTCACTTATTTAGTCGTGGATTTTATAAACCTATGGGAGTTTCTGGTGAAACTTTACGAAAATCATTATTATCACTTAGACCAGAAATCTATGGTTCTATCGCTGAAGATAAATCTGAATTAAATGGTTTAAATTATATTATAGAAAGACTTCCTGAAGGAATAGAAGAATGTCAATTCATTAATCTTACAGGAGATGAAGGGTATAGAAATTCTAATTTTAAAGCCATAATTCCTCCAAAAAGGAGAAGGAACTGTTATCGAATCGATAAAGATCAAATGAATATCGAGATTACCAGAGGAAGATCTGATATCTATGATATTTTAACTCACCTTACCTTTTTATTCATTGAATCTCATAAAATTAAAGATAGAGTTTTAATTAGTGACGGTAAAAAAACAACTCGTGAGTGGCAAAACTTAGAGGAAACTGTTCTTCATAACAAATCGCTTACCGATCAAGAAAAAGACGTTTTAATCGTTCATCTTGGAAGCATTTTAGGAAGAACTTATGAAGAAGTTTATCAAGCTCACAATACTTACGGAACAGAGGAAAATCCACATCGTTTCTTCCAATTAATTTATTGGTTAGGTAAACTTGCAATTAATGAAGAACTGTACGATAAGAAAAGATCTATCCGTTTTAGTTCTGTTTTATCAGAAGAAATTGGTCGTCATTATCATGGTGAAATTTGGGCTAATGATATTAAAGAAGCTTTATTACAAAACGATTTATTAAACAGACCTATTCATATTATCAGTGCAAATATGCACAGTGTCTTGAATACATTATATGCCAAAAACGCTTTACCAGAAGAAAATAATTCAGGCTTTGAACTGTATGAATTATTAAGTAACGCAAATAGCAAACCTTTACAAACTACTGTAAAAAATTACGCTTCAGAAAACGGATTAATTTATTTAAAAGATAGAAGTGGAACTAATATTAATGTTCAAATTATTGATACTGCTAAAGTAAATTTCAACAATACTAAATTTAACAGTCCGAATTCGTCTGCAAAACCAGTAATTATTGTAATGGATTATGCTTTTGGTGAGCAAGCTTACGAAACAATGGATGAATTGTTAAAACCATACAAGTGTAATAATGAGATCGTTCATATTAATGTTGAATCGGTTTCTATAATGGGTAAAGCAGGAATTTTAGAAGGTGGTAAAGGAGATATTATGATTCCTTCTTCTCACATTTTTGAAGGTACAGCAGATAACTATCCATTTAAGAACGAACTTAAAAAAGAAGACTTAGAAGGTTTTGGTGTTGAAGTATTTGATGGTGCCATGGTTACTGTATTAGGAACTTCTTTACAAAATAAAGATCTTTTAAAATTCTTCCATGACTCAACGTGGGATGTTATTGGGTTAGAAATGGAAGGAGCGCATTACCAAAAAGCTATTCAATCAGCATCTAAGATTAGAGGTAATATTGGTGAAAATGTGAAAGTAAGATATGCATATTATGCTTCGGATAATCCATTAGAAACAGGAGCAACATTAGCTTCTGGTGGATTAGGAATGAGTGGTGTAACACCAACTTATGCTATCACACAAAAAATACTAGAACAAATCTTAAACGACTAA
- a CDS encoding lipopolysaccharide biosynthesis protein, which translates to MTRNKIKKLIASKSLAKSLFTISESGTNLLFIIISLPIFLKNLGPGKYGIYVLVQSLLYFAAIFNLGGNFTITKYISSYRGKKQIGKIKEFSSTIFVFQLVLSLLVLCLTLLLSDYIISSLIKPTANTIIFKNIIVYAIPFFLIENFEKNFNGLHKGFERFDRALIISTVSKIIRFSIQIIVILITKDLVCLYTYSLIFSFFFFVFHCFLNKYWYPEISFFLNVKWKIFKDFITFSFWVWLNDLFVLISTQLDKWIVAVLYDLKVVTYYSIAVNIFYQLHMLISSSASWLFPKVSFEGRGKLNPTSYIKSSKSILMLSSLSTLSILLLGDFFFSLWLGYEEYNKAKKYITLFVSILPILATITIPYYYLLGLGKIKTVFLFSFINSIVLYVSFYFLSTYESLHLIILSFLITYAISTVLYNRKMDLIFYNKIIPQNHFVTILAILISSILFIYVFKYT; encoded by the coding sequence TTGACTAGAAATAAAATAAAAAAACTTATTGCTTCTAAATCATTAGCAAAATCTCTTTTTACAATTTCTGAATCGGGAACTAATCTTTTATTCATAATTATTTCATTACCTATTTTTCTAAAAAATTTAGGGCCTGGAAAATATGGTATCTATGTTTTAGTACAAAGCTTATTATACTTTGCTGCAATTTTTAATTTGGGTGGAAACTTTACTATTACCAAATACATTTCTAGTTATCGTGGAAAAAAACAAATAGGCAAAATCAAAGAATTTAGTAGTACAATATTTGTTTTTCAGTTAGTACTTTCTTTATTAGTCCTATGTTTAACTCTATTGTTATCTGATTACATAATATCTTCTTTAATTAAACCAACTGCAAATACTATTATTTTTAAAAATATTATTGTTTATGCTATTCCTTTTTTTCTCATTGAAAACTTTGAGAAAAATTTCAATGGTCTTCATAAAGGATTTGAGAGATTTGATAGAGCATTAATTATCTCAACAGTAAGCAAAATAATTAGGTTTTCAATTCAAATAATTGTTATCCTAATTACAAAAGATTTGGTATGCTTGTATACATATTCTTTAATCTTTTCTTTCTTTTTTTTTGTTTTTCATTGTTTTTTAAACAAATATTGGTATCCAGAGATTTCTTTTTTTCTAAATGTAAAATGGAAAATATTTAAAGATTTTATTACGTTTAGTTTTTGGGTGTGGTTAAACGATCTGTTTGTACTAATTTCTACTCAATTAGACAAATGGATTGTTGCCGTATTATATGACTTAAAAGTGGTAACATATTACAGTATTGCTGTAAACATTTTTTACCAATTACATATGCTAATATCTTCATCTGCCTCTTGGTTATTCCCAAAAGTTTCTTTTGAAGGACGAGGGAAGTTAAATCCAACATCGTATATAAAAAGCTCAAAATCAATACTTATGTTAAGTTCGTTGAGTACATTAAGTATTTTACTTTTGGGTGATTTCTTTTTTAGTTTATGGCTAGGTTATGAAGAGTATAATAAAGCAAAAAAATATATAACGTTATTTGTGAGTATACTTCCCATACTAGCAACCATCACAATTCCCTATTATTATCTGTTGGGTTTAGGAAAAATAAAAACTGTATTCCTTTTTAGTTTTATAAATTCTATTGTTTTATATGTTAGTTTTTATTTTTTATCTACTTATGAGAGTTTACACTTAATAATTCTATCATTTTTAATTACTTATGCTATATCTACGGTTTTATATAATAGAAAAATGGACCTAATTTTTTATAATAAAATTATACCACAAAATCATTTTGTTACAATATTAGCAATTTTAATATCATCAATCTTATTTATTTACGTATTTAAATACACCTAA